The Centroberyx gerrardi isolate f3 chromosome 19, fCenGer3.hap1.cur.20231027, whole genome shotgun sequence genome has a segment encoding these proteins:
- the ago3b gene encoding protein argonaute-3 isoform X1, giving the protein MEIGTTGAVGAQALFALPRRPGYGTMGKPIKLLANCFQVEIPKIDVYLYEVDIKPEKCPRRVNREVVDSMVQHFKVTIFGDRKPVYDGKRSLYTANPLPVATSGVDLDVTLPGEGGKDRPFKVSIKFVSLVSWHMLHEVLTGRGIPEPLDLEKPLSTNPVHAVDVVLRHLPSMKYTPVGRSFFSSPEGYDHPLGGGREVWFGFHQSVRPAMWKMMLNIDVSATAFYKAQQVIQFMCEVLDIHNIDEQPRPLTDSHRVKFTKEIKGLKVEVTHCGTMRRKYRVCNVTRRPASHQTFPLQLENGQTVERTVAQYFREKYSLQLKYPHLPCLQVGQEQKHTYLPLEVCNIVAGQRCIKKLTDNQTSTMIKATARSAPDRQEEISRLVRSANYEADPFVQEFQFRVRDEMAQVTGRVLPAPMLQYGGRVSSEHFMPQQINPALSLQNRTVATPSHGVWDMRGKQFHTGVEIKMWAIACFATQRQCREEILKGFTDQLRKISKDAGMPIQGQPCFCKYAQGADSVEPMFRHLKNTYAGLQLIIVILPGKTPVYAEVKRVGDTLLGMATQCVQVKNVVKTSPQTLSNLCLKINVKLGGINNILVPHQRPSVFQQPVIFLGADVTHPPAGDGKKPSIAAVVGSMDAHPSRYCATVRVQRPRQEVIQDLASMVRELLIQFYKSTRYKPTRIIFYRDGVSEGQFRQVLYYELLAIREACISLEKEYQPGITYIVVQKRHHTRLFCADRNERVGRSGNIPAGTTVDTDITHPYEFDFYLCSHAGIQGTSRPSHYHVLWDDNCFTADEFQLLTYQLCHTYVRCTRSVSIPAPAYYAHLVAFRARYHLVDKEHDSAEGSHVSGQSNGRDPQALAKAVQIHHDTLRTMYFA; this is encoded by the exons ATGGAAATCGGAACAACAG GAGCCGTTGGAGCCCAAGCCCTGTTCGCGTTGCCACGGCGGCCTGGCTATGGCACCATGGGGAAGCCCATCAAGCTTCTGGCCAACTGCTTCCAGGTGGAAATCCCCAAGATCGATGTCTACCTGTATGAGGTCGACATCAAGCCTGAGAAGTGTCCACGCCGTGTCAACAG GGAGGTGGTGGACTCCATGGTTCAGCACTTCAAGGTGACCATCTTTGGGGACCGTAAGCCAGTTTACGATGGGAAGAGGAGCCTCTATACTGCTAACCCACTTCCCGTCGCCACCAGCGGG GTCGATCTGGATGTCACCCTGCCAGGGGAGGGTGGGAAGGACCGCCCCTTTAAAGTCTCCATCAAGTTCGTGTCGCTGGTCAGCTGGCACATGCTGCACGAGGTCCTGACGGGCCGCGGCATTCCTGAACCCCTGGACCTGGAGAAACCCCTCAGCACCAACCCCGTTCACGCCGTGGACGTCGTCCTTCGCCACCTGCCCTCCATGAA gTACACCCCAGTGGGAcgttccttcttctcctccccagaGGGCTATGACCACCCGCTAGGCGGAGGCAGggaggtttggtttggtttccaTCAGTCAGTACGGCCAGCCATGTGGAAGATGATGCTCAACATTGATG TGTCAGCCACAGCCTTTTACAAAGCCCAGCAAGTCATCCAGTTCATGTGTGAGGTCCTGGACATTCACAACATAGACGAGCAGCCCCGCCCCCTCACTGACTCCCACAGGGTCAAGTTCACCAAAGAGATCAAAG GTCTTAAAGTGGAAGTGACACACTGTGGAACCATGCGCAGGAAGTACAGAGTCTGCAATGTAACACGACGCCCTGCCAGCCACCAGAC GTTTCCTTTGCAACTTGAGAACGGTCAGACAGTCGAACGCACAGTGGCGCAGTACttcagagagaagtacagtctgcaGCTCAAGTACCCCCACCTCCCTTGTCTGCAGGTGGGCCAGGAGCAGAAGCACACCTACCTGCCCCTGGAG GTGTGCAACATCGTTGCTGGACAGCGCTGTATTAAAAAGCTAACAGACAACCAGACGTCTACTATGATCAAAGCCACAGCACGCTCTGccccagacagacaggaggagatcaGCAGGCTG GTGCGGAGTGCGAACTACGAGGCCGACCCGTTTGTCCAGGAGTTCCAGTTCCGCGTGCGTGATGAGATGGCTCAGGTGACGGGCCGCGTCCTGCCGGCCCCCATGCTGCAATATGGCGGCAGGGTGAGCTCTGAACACTTTATG CCCCAGCAGATCAACCCTGCACTGTCGTTGCAGAACCGCACGGTAGCCACACCCAGCCATGGGGTGTGGGACATGAGGGGAAAGCAATTCCACACCGGGGTGGAGATCAAGATGTGGGCCATCGCCTGCTTTGCCACCCAGAGGCAGTGCCGCGAAGAGATTCTCAA GGGTTTTACTGACCAGCTGCGAAAGATCTCAAAGGATGCTGGGATGCCAATCCAAGGCCAGCCGTGTTTCTGTAAATACGCCCAGGGAGCCGACAGCGTGGAGCCCATGTTCAGACACCTGAAGAACACCTACGCCGGGCTGCAGCTCATCATTGTAATCCTGCCTGGCAAGACACCTGTCTatg CTGAGGTGAAGCGGGTGGGAGACACCCTGCTGGGCATGGCCACCCAGTGTGTCCAGGTGAAGAACGTAGTGAAGACGTCGCCTCAGACTCTCTCCAACCTCTGCCTCAAAATCAACGTCAAACTGGGAGGCATCAACAACATCCTGGTGCCTCACCAACG ACCCTCTGTGTTCCAGCAGCCTGTCATCTTCCTCGGGGCTGATGTCACTCACCCTCCAGCTGGAGATGGGAAAAAGCCATCTATTGCAGCG GTGGTGGGCAGTATGGACGCCCACCCCAGCAGGTACTGTGCTACGGTGCGGGTCCAGAGGCCCAGACAGGAGGTCATCCAGGACCTGGCCTCCATGGTCCGGGAGCTCCTGATCCAGTTCTACAAGTCGACCCGCTACAAGCCCACCAGAATCATCTTCTACAGGGACGGCGTCTCGGAGGGCCAGTTCAGACAG GTGCTGTACTATgagctgctggctatcagaGAGGCTTGTATCAGTCTGGAGAAGGAGTACCAGCCAGGGATTACCTACATCGTAGTGCAGAAACGCCACCACACACGTCTCTTCTGTGCTGATCGCAACGAGCGG GTTGGGCGAAGTGGAAACATTCCTGCTGGCACCACGGTGGACACAGACATCACCCACCCCTACGAGTTCGACTTTTACCTCTGCAGTCACGCTGGAATACAG GGTACGAGCCGGCCCTCTCACTACCACGTCCTGTGGGACGACAACTGCTTCACCGCCGACGAGTTCCAGCTCCTCACCTACCAGCTGTGCCACACCTACGTCCGCTGCACGCGCTCCGTCTCCATCCCAGCGCCGGCCTACTACGCCCACCTGGTGGCCTTCCGCGCCCGCTACCACCTGGTCGACAAAGAGCATGACAG TGCGGAGGGCAGCCACGTCTCAGGGCAGAGCAACGGCAGGGACCCGCAGGCGCTGGCCAAGGCTGTTCAGATCCACCACGACACACTGAGGACCATGTACTTCGCCTga
- the ago3b gene encoding protein argonaute-3 isoform X2: MEIGTTGAVGAQALFALPRRPGYGTMGKPIKLLANCFQVEIPKIDVYLYEVDIKPEKCPRRVNREVVDSMVQHFKVTIFGDRKPVYDGKRSLYTANPLPVATSGVDLDVTLPGEGGKDRPFKVSIKFVSLVSWHMLHEVLTGRGIPEPLDLEKPLSTNPVHAVDVVLRHLPSMKYTPVGRSFFSSPEGYDHPLGGGREVWFGFHQSVRPAMWKMMLNIDVSATAFYKAQQVIQFMCEVLDIHNIDEQPRPLTDSHRVKFTKEIKGLKVEVTHCGTMRRKYRVCNVTRRPASHQTFPLQLENGQTVERTVAQYFREKYSLQLKYPHLPCLQVGQEQKHTYLPLEVCNIVAGQRCIKKLTDNQTSTMIKATARSAPDRQEEISRLVRSANYEADPFVQEFQFRVRDEMAQVTGRVLPAPMLQYGGRVSSEHFMNRTVATPSHGVWDMRGKQFHTGVEIKMWAIACFATQRQCREEILKGFTDQLRKISKDAGMPIQGQPCFCKYAQGADSVEPMFRHLKNTYAGLQLIIVILPGKTPVYAEVKRVGDTLLGMATQCVQVKNVVKTSPQTLSNLCLKINVKLGGINNILVPHQRPSVFQQPVIFLGADVTHPPAGDGKKPSIAAVVGSMDAHPSRYCATVRVQRPRQEVIQDLASMVRELLIQFYKSTRYKPTRIIFYRDGVSEGQFRQVLYYELLAIREACISLEKEYQPGITYIVVQKRHHTRLFCADRNERVGRSGNIPAGTTVDTDITHPYEFDFYLCSHAGIQGTSRPSHYHVLWDDNCFTADEFQLLTYQLCHTYVRCTRSVSIPAPAYYAHLVAFRARYHLVDKEHDSAEGSHVSGQSNGRDPQALAKAVQIHHDTLRTMYFA, from the exons ATGGAAATCGGAACAACAG GAGCCGTTGGAGCCCAAGCCCTGTTCGCGTTGCCACGGCGGCCTGGCTATGGCACCATGGGGAAGCCCATCAAGCTTCTGGCCAACTGCTTCCAGGTGGAAATCCCCAAGATCGATGTCTACCTGTATGAGGTCGACATCAAGCCTGAGAAGTGTCCACGCCGTGTCAACAG GGAGGTGGTGGACTCCATGGTTCAGCACTTCAAGGTGACCATCTTTGGGGACCGTAAGCCAGTTTACGATGGGAAGAGGAGCCTCTATACTGCTAACCCACTTCCCGTCGCCACCAGCGGG GTCGATCTGGATGTCACCCTGCCAGGGGAGGGTGGGAAGGACCGCCCCTTTAAAGTCTCCATCAAGTTCGTGTCGCTGGTCAGCTGGCACATGCTGCACGAGGTCCTGACGGGCCGCGGCATTCCTGAACCCCTGGACCTGGAGAAACCCCTCAGCACCAACCCCGTTCACGCCGTGGACGTCGTCCTTCGCCACCTGCCCTCCATGAA gTACACCCCAGTGGGAcgttccttcttctcctccccagaGGGCTATGACCACCCGCTAGGCGGAGGCAGggaggtttggtttggtttccaTCAGTCAGTACGGCCAGCCATGTGGAAGATGATGCTCAACATTGATG TGTCAGCCACAGCCTTTTACAAAGCCCAGCAAGTCATCCAGTTCATGTGTGAGGTCCTGGACATTCACAACATAGACGAGCAGCCCCGCCCCCTCACTGACTCCCACAGGGTCAAGTTCACCAAAGAGATCAAAG GTCTTAAAGTGGAAGTGACACACTGTGGAACCATGCGCAGGAAGTACAGAGTCTGCAATGTAACACGACGCCCTGCCAGCCACCAGAC GTTTCCTTTGCAACTTGAGAACGGTCAGACAGTCGAACGCACAGTGGCGCAGTACttcagagagaagtacagtctgcaGCTCAAGTACCCCCACCTCCCTTGTCTGCAGGTGGGCCAGGAGCAGAAGCACACCTACCTGCCCCTGGAG GTGTGCAACATCGTTGCTGGACAGCGCTGTATTAAAAAGCTAACAGACAACCAGACGTCTACTATGATCAAAGCCACAGCACGCTCTGccccagacagacaggaggagatcaGCAGGCTG GTGCGGAGTGCGAACTACGAGGCCGACCCGTTTGTCCAGGAGTTCCAGTTCCGCGTGCGTGATGAGATGGCTCAGGTGACGGGCCGCGTCCTGCCGGCCCCCATGCTGCAATATGGCGGCAGGGTGAGCTCTGAACACTTTATG AACCGCACGGTAGCCACACCCAGCCATGGGGTGTGGGACATGAGGGGAAAGCAATTCCACACCGGGGTGGAGATCAAGATGTGGGCCATCGCCTGCTTTGCCACCCAGAGGCAGTGCCGCGAAGAGATTCTCAA GGGTTTTACTGACCAGCTGCGAAAGATCTCAAAGGATGCTGGGATGCCAATCCAAGGCCAGCCGTGTTTCTGTAAATACGCCCAGGGAGCCGACAGCGTGGAGCCCATGTTCAGACACCTGAAGAACACCTACGCCGGGCTGCAGCTCATCATTGTAATCCTGCCTGGCAAGACACCTGTCTatg CTGAGGTGAAGCGGGTGGGAGACACCCTGCTGGGCATGGCCACCCAGTGTGTCCAGGTGAAGAACGTAGTGAAGACGTCGCCTCAGACTCTCTCCAACCTCTGCCTCAAAATCAACGTCAAACTGGGAGGCATCAACAACATCCTGGTGCCTCACCAACG ACCCTCTGTGTTCCAGCAGCCTGTCATCTTCCTCGGGGCTGATGTCACTCACCCTCCAGCTGGAGATGGGAAAAAGCCATCTATTGCAGCG GTGGTGGGCAGTATGGACGCCCACCCCAGCAGGTACTGTGCTACGGTGCGGGTCCAGAGGCCCAGACAGGAGGTCATCCAGGACCTGGCCTCCATGGTCCGGGAGCTCCTGATCCAGTTCTACAAGTCGACCCGCTACAAGCCCACCAGAATCATCTTCTACAGGGACGGCGTCTCGGAGGGCCAGTTCAGACAG GTGCTGTACTATgagctgctggctatcagaGAGGCTTGTATCAGTCTGGAGAAGGAGTACCAGCCAGGGATTACCTACATCGTAGTGCAGAAACGCCACCACACACGTCTCTTCTGTGCTGATCGCAACGAGCGG GTTGGGCGAAGTGGAAACATTCCTGCTGGCACCACGGTGGACACAGACATCACCCACCCCTACGAGTTCGACTTTTACCTCTGCAGTCACGCTGGAATACAG GGTACGAGCCGGCCCTCTCACTACCACGTCCTGTGGGACGACAACTGCTTCACCGCCGACGAGTTCCAGCTCCTCACCTACCAGCTGTGCCACACCTACGTCCGCTGCACGCGCTCCGTCTCCATCCCAGCGCCGGCCTACTACGCCCACCTGGTGGCCTTCCGCGCCCGCTACCACCTGGTCGACAAAGAGCATGACAG TGCGGAGGGCAGCCACGTCTCAGGGCAGAGCAACGGCAGGGACCCGCAGGCGCTGGCCAAGGCTGTTCAGATCCACCACGACACACTGAGGACCATGTACTTCGCCTga